A genomic region of Homo sapiens chromosome 4, GRCh38.p14 Primary Assembly contains the following coding sequences:
- the GNRHR gene encoding gonadotropin-releasing hormone receptor isoform 2 (isoform 2 is encoded by transcript variant 2), with the protein MANSASPEQNQNHCSAINNSIPLMQGNLPTLTLSGKIRVTVTFFLFLLSATFNASFLLKLQKWTQKKEKGKKLSRMKLLLKHLTLANLLETLIVMPLDGMWNITVQWYAGELLCKVLSYLKLFSMYAPAFMMVVISLDRSLAITRPLALKSNSKVGQSMVGLAWILSSVFAGPQLPLHHPSFHHADLQCKNHLHPDTGPSSGPPRTTTESVQEQYTKSTAEDSKNDGCICHFIYCLLDSLLCPRNLVLV; encoded by the exons ATGGCAAACAGTGCCTCTCCTGAACAGAATCAAAATCACTGTTCAGCCATCAACAACAGCATCCCACTGATGCAGGGCAACCTCCCCACTCTGACCTTGTCTGGAAAGATCCGAGTGACggttactttcttcctttttctgctcTCTGCGACCTTTAATGCTTCTTTCTTGTTGAAACTTCAGAAGTGgacacagaagaaagagaaagggaaaaagctCTCAAGAATGAAGCTGCTCTTAAAACATCTGACCTTAGCCAACCTGTTGGAGACTCTGATTGTCATGCCACTGGATGGGATGTGGAACATTACAGTCCAATGGTATGCTGGAGAGTTACTCTGCAAAGTTCTCAGTTATCTAAAGCTTTTCTCCATGTATGCCCCAGCCTTCATGATGGTGGTGATCAGCCTGGACCGCTCCCTGGCTATCACGAGGCCCCTAGCTTTGAAAAGCAACAGCAAAGTCGGACAGTCCATGGTTGGCCTGGCCTGGATCCTCAGTAGTGTCTTTGCAGGACCACAG CTGCCTCTTCATCATCCCTCTTTTCATCATGCTGATCTGCAATGCAAAAATCATCTTCACCCTGACACGGGTCCTTCATCAGGACCCCCACG AACTACAACTGAATCAGTCCAAGAACAATATACCAAGAGCACGGCTGAAGACTCTAAAAATGACGGTTGCATTTGCCACTTCATTTACTGTCTGCTGGACTCCCTACTATGTCCTAGGAATTTGGTATTGGTTTGA
- the GNRHR gene encoding gonadotropin-releasing hormone receptor isoform 1 (isoform 1 is encoded by transcript variant 1) has protein sequence MANSASPEQNQNHCSAINNSIPLMQGNLPTLTLSGKIRVTVTFFLFLLSATFNASFLLKLQKWTQKKEKGKKLSRMKLLLKHLTLANLLETLIVMPLDGMWNITVQWYAGELLCKVLSYLKLFSMYAPAFMMVVISLDRSLAITRPLALKSNSKVGQSMVGLAWILSSVFAGPQLYIFRMIHLADSSGQTKVFSQCVTHCSFSQWWHQAFYNFFTFSCLFIIPLFIMLICNAKIIFTLTRVLHQDPHELQLNQSKNNIPRARLKTLKMTVAFATSFTVCWTPYYVLGIWYWFDPEMLNRLSDPVNHFFFLFAFLNPCFDPLIYGYFSL, from the exons ATGGCAAACAGTGCCTCTCCTGAACAGAATCAAAATCACTGTTCAGCCATCAACAACAGCATCCCACTGATGCAGGGCAACCTCCCCACTCTGACCTTGTCTGGAAAGATCCGAGTGACggttactttcttcctttttctgctcTCTGCGACCTTTAATGCTTCTTTCTTGTTGAAACTTCAGAAGTGgacacagaagaaagagaaagggaaaaagctCTCAAGAATGAAGCTGCTCTTAAAACATCTGACCTTAGCCAACCTGTTGGAGACTCTGATTGTCATGCCACTGGATGGGATGTGGAACATTACAGTCCAATGGTATGCTGGAGAGTTACTCTGCAAAGTTCTCAGTTATCTAAAGCTTTTCTCCATGTATGCCCCAGCCTTCATGATGGTGGTGATCAGCCTGGACCGCTCCCTGGCTATCACGAGGCCCCTAGCTTTGAAAAGCAACAGCAAAGTCGGACAGTCCATGGTTGGCCTGGCCTGGATCCTCAGTAGTGTCTTTGCAGGACCACAG TTATACATCTTCAGGATGATTCATCTAGCAGACAGCTCTGGACAGACAAAAGTTTTCTCTCAATGTGTAACACACTGCAGTTTTTCACAATGGTGGCATCAagcattttataactttttcaCCTTCAGCTGCCTCTTCATCATCCCTCTTTTCATCATGCTGATCTGCAATGCAAAAATCATCTTCACCCTGACACGGGTCCTTCATCAGGACCCCCACG AACTACAACTGAATCAGTCCAAGAACAATATACCAAGAGCACGGCTGAAGACTCTAAAAATGACGGTTGCATTTGCCACTTCATTTACTGTCTGCTGGACTCCCTACTATGTCCTAGGAATTTGGTATTGGTTTGATCCTGAAATGTTAAACAGGTTGTCAGACCCAGTAAAtcacttcttctttctctttgcctttttaaacCCATGCTTTGATCCACTTATCTATGGATATTTTTCTCTGTGA